The following are from one region of the Natronosporangium hydrolyticum genome:
- a CDS encoding SAM-dependent methyltransferase, producing MTIEESAPPGVDISHPSVARVYDHMLGGKDNFAVDRQAGEMALQITPDGPAAARVNRLFLRRVVRHLVEEAGIRQFLDLGSGLPTQGNVHEIAHQFDPTARVIYVDHDPMVLAHSQALLTDTETTAVVQADVREPAELLAHPEVRRFIDFDEPVGLLLMAILHHVGDDEDPAGIAATFRKSLASGSYLAISHFHNPGAEHPEAAAKAVEVERVFNQTMGTGRWRTRAEILSYFGDFTLLAPGVVPLAEWRPEGTIDSGQTDTYYTFVGGLARKP from the coding sequence GTGACCATTGAAGAGTCGGCGCCGCCCGGGGTGGACATTAGCCACCCCAGCGTCGCCCGTGTCTACGACCACATGCTCGGCGGCAAGGACAACTTCGCGGTCGACCGCCAGGCCGGCGAGATGGCGTTGCAGATCACCCCGGACGGACCAGCCGCGGCCAGAGTCAACCGGCTCTTCCTCCGCCGGGTGGTGCGTCACCTGGTCGAGGAGGCGGGGATCCGACAGTTCCTCGACCTCGGCTCCGGGCTGCCCACCCAGGGCAATGTGCACGAGATCGCGCACCAGTTCGATCCGACCGCCCGAGTGATCTATGTCGACCATGACCCGATGGTGCTGGCGCACAGCCAGGCGTTGCTGACCGACACCGAAACCACCGCCGTCGTCCAGGCCGACGTGCGCGAACCAGCAGAGCTGCTCGCGCACCCGGAGGTTCGTCGGTTCATCGACTTCGACGAGCCGGTCGGGCTGCTGCTGATGGCGATCCTGCATCACGTCGGCGACGACGAGGACCCGGCGGGGATCGCGGCGACCTTCCGGAAGTCGCTGGCCAGCGGGAGCTACCTGGCGATCAGCCACTTCCACAACCCGGGCGCGGAGCACCCGGAAGCGGCCGCCAAGGCGGTCGAGGTGGAGCGGGTCTTCAACCAGACCATGGGCACCGGCCGGTGGCGTACCCGCGCCGAGATCCTGAGCTACTTCGGAGACTTCACGCTGCTAGCCCCCGGGGTGGTGCCGCTGGCCGAATGGCGTCCAGAGGGGACGATCGACTCCGGGCAGACCGACACCTACTACACCTTCGTGGGTGGGCTCGCCCGTAAACCCTGA
- a CDS encoding DUF2637 domain-containing protein: MSRASKDRATLWTRVAARTAAVMVAAVAGAASFSHIASVAIGAGERTWVAYSLPIAIDGLIVVGAMALIEDGRLGRRPRMAARLAVITGVAATLAANVASAEPTVTARLVALAAPVAFLLSVEVVTRSGRPVSTPDDTKPADQPQPAAAEPTPAHAAVTSAETVAASKPAAAGGKKKRTTTRRRPTAAQRVGKAVTDTPAASDAEIAARLGLSERTVQRHRPATLPDQPTPVEPEPEPVTLFTSHNGSNGGASVPTLTREVTR; encoded by the coding sequence ATGAGCAGGGCTAGCAAGGATCGGGCGACGTTGTGGACTCGGGTAGCGGCCCGTACGGCTGCGGTGATGGTTGCCGCGGTGGCCGGGGCGGCGAGCTTCTCCCATATCGCCTCGGTGGCCATCGGCGCTGGTGAGCGGACCTGGGTGGCCTACAGTCTGCCGATCGCCATTGACGGGCTGATCGTGGTCGGGGCCATGGCGTTGATCGAAGATGGTCGGCTGGGTCGGCGGCCACGCATGGCGGCGCGACTGGCGGTGATCACCGGGGTAGCGGCGACGTTGGCGGCTAACGTCGCCTCGGCCGAGCCGACCGTGACCGCGCGGCTGGTGGCGTTGGCGGCGCCGGTGGCGTTCCTGCTCTCGGTCGAGGTGGTGACCCGTAGCGGTCGTCCCGTGTCGACACCTGACGACACGAAACCGGCCGACCAGCCGCAACCTGCTGCGGCCGAGCCGACTCCCGCGCACGCTGCGGTCACCTCGGCGGAGACGGTGGCGGCCAGCAAGCCGGCGGCTGCTGGTGGGAAGAAGAAGCGGACCACGACCAGGCGGCGGCCCACTGCCGCGCAACGGGTCGGCAAAGCCGTGACGGACACACCTGCGGCCAGCGATGCCGAGATCGCTGCCCGGCTCGGCCTGTCGGAACGCACCGTGCAGCGCCACCGACCCGCGACCCTGCCCGACCAGCCGACCCCGGTCGAGCCAGAGCCGGAGCCGGTGACCCTGTTCACCAGTCACAACGGCAGCAACGGTGGCGCCTCGGTGCCGACGCTGACTCGGGAGGTGACCCGATGA
- a CDS encoding helix-turn-helix domain-containing protein, translating to MDARTKIDPRMWELPAGQLPPLLLRPEQAAQILSMSRWKVFELIRLGELRSVKSGGSRRIPVAAVREYVSRLESVEVGA from the coding sequence ATGGATGCAAGGACGAAGATCGACCCACGGATGTGGGAGCTTCCGGCTGGCCAACTCCCGCCGTTGCTGCTGCGGCCAGAGCAAGCTGCACAGATCCTGAGCATGAGCCGCTGGAAGGTCTTCGAGCTGATCCGGCTCGGTGAGCTTCGGTCGGTCAAGTCTGGCGGTTCTCGTCGCATCCCGGTAGCGGCCGTCCGCGAATACGTTTCGCGACTGGAATCGGTGGAGGTGGGAGCTTGA
- a CDS encoding helix-turn-helix domain-containing protein: MLLGAQLRRLREGSGVTRAAAGWEIRGSESKISRMELGRVSFKERDVADLLTLYGVTDEEQRNVLLQLVKEANRPGWWHRYNDLLPDWYQPYLGLEAAASRIRTYEVQFVPGLLQTADYARAVIQIGYGHAPRDEVERRVGLRMERKRILARHDPPHLWAVVDEAALRRPIGGAGVMRDQLLELIEVTKRPNIRLQVVPFRAGGHAAAGGAFSVLRFPERELPDIIYLEQLTSALYLDKRDDVEQYVAAMERLCIEAEPLANTPDILHRLLADCDAERDAERD, encoded by the coding sequence ATGCTACTGGGTGCCCAGTTACGACGGCTCCGTGAAGGCAGTGGGGTCACCCGGGCCGCCGCGGGTTGGGAGATCCGCGGCTCCGAATCGAAGATCAGCCGGATGGAGCTGGGCCGGGTCAGCTTCAAGGAACGCGATGTGGCCGATCTGCTGACCCTCTACGGAGTCACCGACGAAGAGCAGCGCAACGTGCTGCTGCAACTGGTCAAGGAGGCCAACCGGCCCGGTTGGTGGCACCGCTACAACGATCTGCTGCCCGACTGGTATCAGCCGTACCTGGGGTTGGAGGCGGCCGCCAGCCGGATCCGCACCTACGAGGTCCAGTTCGTGCCCGGCCTGCTACAGACCGCCGACTACGCCCGCGCAGTGATTCAGATCGGCTACGGTCACGCCCCGCGTGACGAGGTGGAGCGGCGGGTCGGGCTCCGGATGGAGCGGAAGCGGATTCTCGCCCGGCACGACCCGCCGCACCTCTGGGCGGTCGTCGACGAGGCTGCGCTGCGACGGCCGATCGGCGGCGCCGGGGTCATGCGGGACCAGTTGCTGGAATTGATCGAGGTGACCAAGCGGCCGAATATCCGGCTGCAGGTGGTGCCGTTCCGGGCTGGTGGTCACGCCGCCGCGGGCGGGGCCTTTTCGGTGCTGCGCTTCCCTGAGCGCGAACTTCCCGACATTATCTACCTGGAGCAGCTGACCAGCGCCCTCTACCTCGACAAGCGCGACGATGTGGAGCAGTATGTGGCGGCGATGGAGCGGCTCTGCATCGAGGCAGAGCCGCTCGCCAACACTCCGGACATCCTGCACCGCCTGCTCGCCGACTGCGACGCTGAGCGCGACGCCGAACGCGACTGA
- a CDS encoding tyrosine-type recombinase/integrase, whose translation MSTSKRGRRANGEGSIYQRSDGRWTAAYYVPDRFGTRRRRYVYGASPEAVEEQLVKLRQNVKSGTPVAPAGLSLAEYLSEWLDQVAAPRVRASTLYGYRNSISRYLTPRLGRKKLGSLTARDVRGFLAELSRDGVGERTAQYAHSTLRAALEDAVREEMIPRNVAKLVRAPRPIKTEREPLNVSEIRTLLGAVKEHRLYALFVVVAVLGMRRSEILGLRWEDVDLAAGVLRIQRGLQRVDGALVTLPTKTRRSARVVPLPGFVVRALRDHQASQEVERKALGPRWPDLGFVFTTPIGTPIDPRNCTRMVQTAVQRAGLPLVRLHDFRHGCVSVLLALGVPPRTVMEIVGHSTLEMTMNVYAHVTLDDKREALDQLGELLDGEDQEDDDG comes from the coding sequence TTGAGCACCTCGAAGCGTGGCCGGCGGGCGAACGGCGAGGGATCGATCTACCAACGTAGCGACGGGCGCTGGACGGCCGCCTACTACGTGCCGGATCGTTTCGGTACCCGGCGGCGGCGCTACGTGTATGGAGCTTCTCCGGAAGCGGTCGAGGAGCAATTGGTCAAGCTCCGCCAAAACGTCAAGTCGGGTACGCCGGTCGCTCCGGCCGGTCTGTCGCTGGCGGAGTACCTGTCGGAGTGGCTCGACCAGGTCGCGGCGCCTCGGGTTCGGGCTTCGACACTGTACGGATACCGCAACTCCATCAGCCGATACCTGACCCCTCGGCTCGGCCGGAAGAAGCTCGGCTCGTTGACTGCTCGGGATGTGCGGGGTTTCCTGGCGGAGCTATCCCGGGACGGAGTGGGAGAGCGAACTGCTCAGTATGCGCATTCGACCCTTCGGGCCGCGCTGGAGGATGCGGTTCGAGAGGAGATGATTCCGCGCAACGTCGCGAAGTTGGTGCGGGCTCCTCGGCCGATTAAGACGGAACGAGAGCCGCTGAACGTCTCGGAAATCCGGACTCTGCTCGGCGCGGTCAAGGAACATCGGCTGTACGCCCTCTTCGTCGTGGTGGCGGTCCTGGGTATGCGGCGCAGCGAGATACTCGGCCTCCGATGGGAGGATGTCGACCTGGCTGCCGGGGTGCTCCGTATCCAGCGGGGCCTACAGCGGGTTGACGGGGCCTTGGTGACCCTCCCGACGAAGACTCGCCGATCGGCCCGCGTCGTGCCGTTGCCGGGATTCGTCGTGCGGGCGCTGCGTGACCATCAGGCGTCGCAGGAGGTGGAACGGAAGGCGCTCGGCCCTCGATGGCCCGATCTCGGTTTCGTCTTCACCACGCCGATAGGTACCCCGATCGACCCGCGCAACTGCACCCGGATGGTGCAGACCGCGGTGCAGCGGGCGGGGCTGCCGCTGGTGCGGCTACACGACTTCCGGCATGGCTGCGTATCGGTGCTGCTGGCGCTGGGGGTGCCGCCCCGGACCGTGATGGAGATCGTCGGGCACTCCACGCTAGAGATGACCATGAACGTGTACGCGCACGTGACCTTGGATGACAAGCGCGAGGCACTGGATCAGCTCGGCGAGCTGCTGGACGGCGAAGACCAGGAGGACGACGACGGGTGA
- a CDS encoding FtsK/SpoIIIE domain-containing protein, giving the protein MPRPFVGVVRGDRVPDVPPMMLQRPVMVRTPVVRVPLWLMAIWWCLKTLTLAVVVLVRWWWISAPVLALAGLWWRFGWLGPVAALIVVAGGLVAWYSIDRGSFDKWCWLRLLSKWRRFTYRRKWWSAMSTAGLVVRFNGRELLPEVKKVAARRGLDVLLVRMVTGQIPEDFAKVSERFAHTFGVVGVRVRPHRKPGLVYLTMVRRDPLAGVVPVLPVASTPDFRALPLGVREDGLPYELGLFGTQVLVAGATGAGKGSVIWSFVRSLAGGIRSGHVQLWGFDPKGGMELGPGLPLFAKFACEDYAAMADLLDQAVEVAKQRAARLRGHTRQHTPTTDEPLIVLVVDELAALTAYLADRKLKERIRAALGLLLTQGRAVGVHVLAALQDPRKEVLPFRDLFPTRIGLRLAESSQVDLVLGDGMRDRGAVCDQIPQALPGVGFVVLDGDPTPARVRFSYLNDDDIRDLAGGYTSGNVIDGHTTTSSPPKPRPRPGPGSGRRGPGPRQDGWGLAA; this is encoded by the coding sequence ATGCCGCGTCCGTTTGTGGGGGTAGTGCGCGGGGATCGGGTGCCCGACGTGCCGCCGATGATGCTGCAACGTCCGGTGATGGTCCGTACCCCGGTGGTGCGGGTGCCGCTGTGGCTGATGGCGATCTGGTGGTGCCTCAAAACCTTGACCCTGGCCGTGGTCGTGTTGGTGCGCTGGTGGTGGATCTCCGCCCCGGTGTTGGCGCTGGCGGGGTTGTGGTGGCGGTTCGGGTGGCTGGGTCCGGTCGCCGCCCTGATCGTGGTGGCTGGTGGGCTGGTGGCCTGGTACAGCATCGACCGGGGCTCGTTCGACAAGTGGTGCTGGCTGCGGCTGCTGTCGAAGTGGCGCCGGTTTACCTATCGGCGGAAGTGGTGGTCGGCGATGTCCACTGCCGGGCTGGTGGTGCGGTTCAACGGCCGTGAGTTGCTGCCGGAGGTGAAGAAGGTCGCCGCCCGTCGTGGGCTGGATGTGCTGCTGGTGCGGATGGTCACCGGGCAGATCCCGGAAGACTTCGCCAAGGTCTCGGAGCGGTTCGCGCACACGTTCGGGGTGGTGGGGGTGCGGGTGCGTCCGCATCGCAAGCCCGGGTTGGTTTATCTGACGATGGTGCGGCGGGACCCGCTGGCCGGGGTGGTGCCAGTGTTGCCGGTCGCCTCGACGCCGGATTTTCGGGCGCTGCCGCTGGGTGTGCGTGAAGACGGGTTGCCGTATGAGCTGGGCTTGTTCGGGACTCAGGTGCTGGTGGCCGGGGCGACCGGTGCCGGTAAAGGCTCGGTGATCTGGTCGTTCGTCCGCTCGCTTGCTGGCGGGATCCGGTCGGGGCACGTGCAGCTGTGGGGCTTCGACCCGAAAGGCGGCATGGAACTCGGCCCCGGGCTGCCGCTGTTTGCCAAGTTCGCCTGCGAGGACTACGCGGCTATGGCCGACCTGCTCGACCAGGCCGTTGAGGTTGCGAAGCAGCGGGCGGCGCGGTTGCGGGGTCACACCCGCCAGCACACCCCCACCACGGATGAACCGTTGATCGTGCTGGTCGTCGACGAGCTAGCCGCGCTAACGGCGTACCTGGCAGACCGCAAGCTCAAAGAACGCATCCGGGCAGCCCTCGGGCTGCTGCTCACCCAGGGTCGGGCGGTCGGAGTGCATGTGCTGGCCGCGTTGCAGGACCCGCGTAAAGAGGTGCTGCCGTTTCGGGACCTGTTCCCCACCCGGATCGGGCTGCGGCTGGCCGAATCCTCCCAAGTGGATCTGGTGCTGGGTGACGGTATGCGCGACCGGGGTGCGGTGTGCGACCAGATCCCGCAAGCCCTACCCGGTGTCGGCTTTGTGGTCCTCGATGGCGACCCGACCCCGGCGCGGGTGCGCTTCTCCTACCTGAACGATGACGACATCCGCGACCTAGCCGGCGGCTACACCAGCGGCAACGTCATCGACGGGCACACCACCACCTCATCCCCACCGAAGCCCCGGCCTCGGCCTGGGCCTGGTTCTGGGCGTCGTGGGCCTGGTCCGCGTCAGGACGGTTGGGGGTTGGCGGCATGA
- a CDS encoding DUF397 domain-containing protein, translated as MTEIPGHEPASSLNTADLPPLAWQKSRRSNPSGNCVELAALPDGGGVAVRNSRHPDGPVLVYTPAEIDAFLGGVRDGDFDHLLS; from the coding sequence ATGACCGAAATCCCTGGTCACGAGCCTGCGAGCAGCCTCAACACCGCCGACCTGCCGCCACTGGCGTGGCAGAAGAGTCGACGCAGCAACCCGAGCGGCAACTGTGTCGAGCTCGCTGCGCTGCCCGACGGGGGCGGGGTCGCCGTCCGCAACTCCCGGCACCCCGATGGACCGGTGCTGGTCTACACGCCGGCCGAGATCGACGCCTTCCTGGGTGGGGTGCGCGACGGTGACTTCGACCATCTCCTGAGCTAG
- a CDS encoding replication initiator: MPTNQPVAAGPVERPGSRAARLRLPRTVDILKDLAAEHGVCARPVSLRRTDLETGTTELVDLPCGATREDKCKPCATRARRLRQQQIREGWHRAEEPLPVPERPTDEQQGLVVLRAHLEFERAQIMLRPSDPDTRAAELADIDAAIAELDEEITATGLRGQAEPSHRAPDESAGDRRVRSTRRRQDAPDLPRRPVQSRTIGQQYQAPDGKTYRPSLFLTLTLPSYGRVLGDGTPADPNSYDYRAAAWDAVHFPRLLDRFWQNLRRAVGWNVQYAGSVEPQRRLAPHAHFAIRGTISRALLRQVAAATYHQVWWPPVDELRYRPDHPPVWDEPTGGYVDPDTGRPLQTWGEALDQVDNDPDAQPVHVARFGVQVHAQGVTAGSADSDRCVRYITKYLTKQAADCHQATTDRQRAHLERFHAQLRVTPCSPRCSNWLLYGIQPDRAHAKLAPGRCRGRVHQRATLGLGGRRVLVSRQWSGKTLKDHRADNRAWVRALLGLSTDDQADDTGGGTRATRYAWELARPGDPDLPPIGQRLLRAVSERIQQRVQLDQARRQANAPPEGLTPNGSLTESQEG, translated from the coding sequence ATGCCGACCAACCAGCCGGTAGCCGCCGGGCCGGTGGAGCGTCCGGGGTCGCGGGCGGCCCGTCTCCGGCTACCCCGCACAGTAGACATACTCAAGGACCTAGCGGCCGAGCACGGGGTATGCGCACGGCCGGTGAGCCTGCGCCGCACCGACCTGGAAACCGGTACGACGGAGCTGGTTGACCTACCCTGCGGCGCCACCCGCGAAGACAAGTGCAAACCCTGCGCCACCCGCGCCCGGCGGCTGCGGCAACAACAGATCCGCGAAGGGTGGCACCGGGCCGAGGAGCCGCTACCCGTCCCGGAGCGTCCCACCGACGAGCAGCAGGGCCTGGTGGTCCTGCGGGCACACCTGGAATTTGAGCGGGCACAGATCATGCTGCGGCCCAGCGACCCGGACACCCGCGCCGCGGAGCTCGCCGACATAGATGCCGCCATCGCCGAACTTGACGAAGAGATCACGGCGACCGGGCTACGTGGGCAAGCCGAACCCTCCCACCGGGCGCCGGACGAATCCGCCGGGGATCGTCGGGTCCGCTCGACCCGGCGGCGGCAGGACGCGCCCGACCTACCTCGGCGGCCGGTCCAGTCGCGCACCATCGGGCAGCAATACCAGGCACCCGACGGCAAGACCTACCGGCCATCGCTGTTTCTTACCCTCACCCTGCCCTCGTACGGGCGGGTCCTCGGTGACGGCACACCGGCCGACCCGAACAGCTACGACTACCGGGCGGCGGCGTGGGATGCGGTCCACTTCCCGCGGCTGCTCGACCGGTTCTGGCAGAACCTACGCCGCGCGGTCGGCTGGAACGTCCAATACGCCGGGAGCGTCGAGCCGCAACGGCGGCTGGCGCCTCATGCGCACTTCGCGATCCGGGGCACCATCTCCCGGGCGCTGCTGCGGCAGGTCGCCGCCGCCACCTATCACCAGGTGTGGTGGCCGCCCGTCGACGAGCTGCGCTACCGCCCCGACCACCCGCCGGTCTGGGACGAACCCACCGGCGGATACGTCGACCCGGACACCGGGCGCCCGTTGCAAACCTGGGGTGAGGCGCTCGACCAGGTCGACAACGACCCGGACGCGCAGCCGGTGCATGTGGCCCGGTTCGGGGTCCAGGTCCACGCCCAGGGCGTCACCGCCGGCTCGGCCGACTCCGACCGCTGCGTCCGCTACATCACCAAGTACCTGACCAAACAAGCCGCCGACTGCCACCAGGCCACCACCGACCGGCAACGGGCACATCTGGAACGGTTCCACGCACAGCTACGGGTCACCCCGTGCTCGCCCCGATGCTCCAACTGGCTGCTCTACGGCATCCAACCGGACCGGGCACACGCGAAGCTCGCCCCGGGCCGCTGCCGGGGACGGGTCCACCAACGGGCCACCCTCGGCCTCGGCGGCCGGCGCGTGCTCGTCTCTCGGCAGTGGTCCGGCAAGACCTTGAAGGATCACCGGGCCGACAACCGGGCGTGGGTGCGGGCGCTGCTTGGCCTGTCCACCGACGACCAGGCCGACGACACCGGCGGCGGCACGCGGGCGACCCGCTACGCCTGGGAACTCGCCCGACCCGGCGACCCTGACCTACCGCCGATCGGCCAACGACTCCTCCGCGCGGTCTCCGAACGCATCCAGCAACGCGTCCAGCTCGACCAGGCAAGACGGCAGGCCAACGCTCCGCCTGAAGGTCTGACCCCGAACGGCTCGCTCACGGAATCTCAGGAGGGATGA
- a CDS encoding prolyl oligopeptidase family serine peptidase, with translation MSGTPGGAAWRYPETERDQVVETQHGVEVPDPYRWLEDPYAERTKRWVDAQNQLTGDYLAGLDSRPYFSERLDSLLSAPRAGTPRQRGGRYLRSYNDGTAQLDTVYVAESLPELLAGGRTLVDPAEFDPGGRVSVTQISVSPDGRWAAYGLSDGGSDWVQWRVRDIATGEDTTDRVSHAKFSGAEWLPDSASFLYWAYPDHAETTGADATALGTGRLLRHRLGTDQADDEVVSYRPEAPRERAAAEITEDGRWLVLTFVEGTARKTWVAVRQIGADGQLGPALPVVPEPEALYTYAGSDEDQLYLRTDADAARGRLLVVDLAAVAAGDDPASARRQLVAERDEVLTAVRRAGDGFLACYLDDAQDRIYRLSLAGERLGEVLLPGPLSLVSWSAHPGEDEAFLGITSFLDEHRSYRLAVGSGEVTPLPIGPVPATGGSTPAATGETLVGDGVGGPTVTERRRAPSADGTLVPYTMVRRADAPVGTPLPTLLYGYGGFNIPVTPSYRPIWPAWIEAGGAVVVANLRGGGEFGREWYEAGTRERKQNVFDDFVAVAEDLCATGVTTPGQLALHGRSNGGLLVGAVMTQRPELAAVALPMVGVLDMLRFHKFTIGWAWISDYGDPDDPADFEILRTYSPLHRLTEQVSYPATLVITGDHDDRVVPAHSHKFTATLQRVHAGSAPVLTRIETATGHGGGKPRWAIVAEAADMLAFAAEHTGLRPGKWPE, from the coding sequence ATGAGTGGCACGCCGGGCGGCGCAGCGTGGCGTTACCCCGAGACGGAGCGCGATCAGGTGGTGGAGACCCAGCACGGGGTCGAGGTGCCGGACCCGTACCGGTGGCTCGAAGACCCGTACGCTGAGCGCACCAAACGGTGGGTGGACGCGCAGAATCAGCTCACCGGGGACTACCTCGCCGGCCTCGACTCCCGCCCCTACTTCAGCGAACGGCTCGACTCGCTGCTCAGCGCCCCCCGGGCCGGCACCCCTCGGCAGCGCGGGGGCCGCTACCTGCGCTCCTACAACGACGGCACCGCGCAGCTGGACACCGTGTACGTCGCGGAGAGCCTGCCGGAGCTGCTCGCCGGTGGCCGGACCCTGGTAGACCCCGCGGAGTTCGACCCGGGCGGCCGGGTGTCGGTCACGCAGATCTCCGTCAGCCCGGACGGGCGCTGGGCCGCCTACGGCCTCAGCGACGGCGGCAGCGACTGGGTGCAGTGGCGGGTCCGCGACATCGCCACCGGCGAGGACACCACCGACCGGGTATCCCACGCGAAGTTCTCCGGCGCCGAGTGGCTGCCCGACTCGGCGAGCTTCCTCTACTGGGCGTACCCCGACCACGCCGAAACCACCGGCGCCGACGCCACCGCGCTCGGCACCGGCCGGCTGCTGCGCCACCGGCTCGGCACCGACCAGGCCGACGACGAGGTCGTCTCCTACCGGCCCGAGGCGCCGCGGGAACGAGCCGCCGCCGAGATCACCGAGGACGGTCGCTGGCTGGTCCTGACCTTCGTCGAGGGCACGGCCCGCAAGACCTGGGTGGCGGTCCGGCAGATCGGCGCCGACGGCCAACTCGGTCCGGCGTTGCCGGTGGTGCCGGAGCCCGAGGCGCTCTACACCTACGCCGGCAGCGACGAGGATCAGCTCTACCTGCGGACCGACGCGGACGCGGCGCGCGGTCGGCTGCTGGTGGTGGACCTGGCGGCGGTGGCGGCCGGCGACGATCCGGCGAGCGCCCGCCGGCAGCTGGTCGCCGAGCGGGACGAGGTCCTTACCGCCGTCCGCCGGGCCGGCGACGGGTTCCTCGCCTGCTACCTCGACGACGCGCAGGACCGGATCTACCGGCTGAGCCTGGCCGGCGAACGGCTCGGCGAGGTGCTGCTGCCCGGCCCACTATCGCTGGTGAGCTGGTCGGCCCACCCGGGCGAGGACGAAGCGTTCCTGGGCATCACCTCCTTCCTCGACGAGCACCGCAGCTACCGGCTGGCGGTCGGCTCCGGCGAAGTGACCCCGCTGCCGATCGGCCCGGTCCCGGCCACCGGCGGGTCGACCCCCGCCGCGACCGGGGAGACGCTGGTCGGCGACGGGGTCGGCGGGCCGACCGTCACCGAGCGGCGGCGCGCACCCAGCGCCGACGGCACCCTCGTGCCCTACACCATGGTCCGTCGCGCCGACGCGCCAGTGGGCACCCCGCTGCCCACCCTGCTCTACGGGTACGGCGGCTTCAACATCCCGGTGACCCCGTCGTACCGGCCGATCTGGCCGGCCTGGATCGAGGCGGGCGGCGCGGTCGTTGTGGCGAACCTGCGCGGCGGCGGCGAGTTCGGCCGGGAGTGGTATGAGGCCGGCACCAGGGAGCGCAAACAGAACGTCTTCGACGACTTCGTGGCGGTCGCCGAGGATCTCTGCGCCACCGGGGTGACCACCCCGGGGCAGCTGGCCTTGCACGGGCGCAGCAACGGTGGCCTGCTGGTCGGCGCGGTGATGACGCAGCGGCCCGAGCTGGCCGCGGTGGCGCTGCCGATGGTGGGTGTGCTGGACATGTTGCGGTTCCACAAGTTCACCATCGGGTGGGCGTGGATCTCCGACTACGGCGACCCGGATGATCCAGCCGACTTCGAGATCCTCCGCACCTACTCGCCGCTGCACCGGCTGACCGAGCAGGTGAGCTACCCAGCGACCTTAGTGATCACAGGGGACCATGACGACCGGGTGGTCCCGGCCCACAGCCACAAGTTCACCGCCACCCTGCAGCGGGTCCACGCCGGATCGGCGCCGGTGCTCACCCGGATCGAGACCGCCACCGGCCACGGCGGTGGCAAACCGCGGTGGGCGATCGTCGCCGAGGCCGCCGACATGCTCGCCTTCGCGGCCGAGCACACCGGGCTGCGGCCCGGCAAGTGGCCGGAGTGA
- a CDS encoding helix-turn-helix domain-containing protein, translated as MNEIYDPDQLGPLLARLRQERGYSQRTLAERLCDVSRHPTLTRHDVSRWERQERMPTEFWLGWLAEVLGVSPDLLRLAAGATREHHTATVDGVRIQIPPRLGRHTLWEPPGYPVVSAWLTLAQGPKETVIALSGVEVDQLRTVLAPINPPEHEAPATVDPVTEESA; from the coding sequence GTGAATGAAATATACGACCCCGACCAACTCGGGCCGCTGCTGGCTCGGCTACGTCAAGAGCGCGGCTACAGCCAACGGACCCTGGCGGAGCGGCTGTGCGACGTGTCGCGCCATCCGACCCTGACCCGACATGACGTGTCCCGCTGGGAGCGACAGGAGCGCATGCCTACCGAGTTCTGGCTCGGGTGGCTCGCCGAAGTGCTCGGTGTGTCCCCGGACCTGCTGCGGCTGGCTGCCGGCGCCACCCGGGAACACCACACAGCCACCGTTGACGGAGTCAGGATTCAGATTCCGCCCCGGCTGGGCCGACACACGCTGTGGGAGCCGCCCGGCTATCCGGTGGTGTCGGCGTGGCTCACCCTCGCCCAGGGTCCGAAAGAGACCGTCATTGCGCTCAGCGGTGTGGAGGTTGACCAGCTTCGCACCGTGCTCGCGCCGATCAACCCACCCGAACACGAAGCTCCAGCCACCGTCGACCCGGTAACGGAGGAATCAGCGTGA